Within Carassius carassius chromosome 8, fCarCar2.1, whole genome shotgun sequence, the genomic segment gaaaatctggaatctgatggttcaaaaagcaaaaaaaatgttcttagcaatgcatattactaatcaaaaattaagttttgatatatttactgttggaaatttacaatatatcttaaaggaacatgatcttaaattgatatcctaatgatttttggcataaaagaaaaatctttcattttgacccatacaaatgtattgttggctatttctacaaatatagcCGTgatacttatgactggttttgtggcccagggtcTCATATGTCcagaaatatttcaacattttaaaagggtaagttcacctaaaaatgaaaattctgtcataaattactcaccctcatgtcacaaCGTTTTTTACATTATGTTCTGGGGTTCTGTCACATGAACAGTTTAACCGAAGTCCTTACTATATTACTGTGTGTTAATCGTGGTattatccttgctgtctatggagggtcagagagctctctgatttcatcaaacatatcttaatttgtgttctgaagatgaacgaaggtcttacaggtttggaacgacatgcgggtgagtaattaatgacagatttttcatttttgggtgaactatcccttcaagaatataatataatataataaacatgaGGGAAAATAACTTACTGGCTTTGCATGCACTGATGTAAATTATGCAACCTAGATTGCACAATCTGTTAAGTCATCTGTGTGTTTAAGGGCAGTACGTGTGGAGCATTGATGTTATATTTGCTTGAATGAGTTGAAGAAGCAGCTTTTATCATACGTGCGTAAGACATGAGGTCATTTAAgcagcacattttatttttatgtggcgTAGCAGTGAGTATCCTTCTCTCAATAACTTATTCACGTGTTTTAAGGACTCTGACGCCTTCATTTGCTTTGAATAGTAATAAACCTGCTTTACAACATACAGGTAAGACAAAGGCTTTTCTCTCTACTCTTACATGTGTAATCAGCTACAACCAAAGTAAATAAAACAGAAGGAGAAAGGGGACAGAAGATGGAAATAGCATACTAATGTATACTCTTAATATTACTGCGGTATGTAGCATTTACTGCTCAGAATATGCACATTTATGTATAGAATAGAATATCTATGATCTACTACACTTAAGTCAAATCGAATAAgcttcatttatatagcactttatattatacagattgttttaaagcagctttcaCAGTGATGAacaagatcactaaaaataatgaTTCATTGTTGCAAATAGATTTCAGTTGTAAAGACAATAGTAAATTGTTTTAAACTACTTTTATTACTTGTTATagacttaaaatataaataaaaaagtagtaatgtaatttcataaatctattgtttttgaaatatggttaaagtgcacTGCTAAGTGTACTGACAAGCAGTAAAgctgtaatatttttgtattgatGCTTGCATGtgatgtatttaaattatttgtaattaaacatttaaaacaatgaagttgcaatttatgatatattaataaagtactttacatgtgctttagtgtgttaatcaacacatcaaaataagtgtacttctttaaagcactattaaaacataatgatttaaaatgtacattaaagtaaaacttttactTTGGCATTATTACATGTTTTAAAGGTGTATGTAAGTGTTAATAAGCTTTTATTCaatttatattatctgcaagtacagttttttgaaaatttgacacatcaagtgcacattcaattcaGTTATGCACATTCCTTCATCAGAAGAATTATTCAACTTGttaattagcatttttaattacatttgcacaaacaaacatgttttaacatttgaataatgtgtaaaaaaatatatatatattattaaaatatgatacagctttcattcaCATCAAGGGGGCGTAATGCATTATGTTATACAGTGCCTTAGTGCTCTGTAGTATACCTGCATACTTCGATAAATTTACTAAGTCACCCAAAGTATTCCTTGCATGCTGTGTGCATACTACACACAGTTCATAATGCTAAAATAGCATGATTTATTAGGTCGCTTAATGGCCAGTCTCTTTCTGTTTCTAAGCTTAACTCTAATATTCTTACAGCTGAGAGCAGAAGAACCGCGCTGGAGTTCAGTCAGAAGGTCAGAGTGTTGTGCTGGGTAATGACACAGCCCAAACACCTGAAGTCCAGAACCCAACATATTCGTGCCACATGGGGCAAACGCTGCAACATCGTTCTGTACATGAGCTCGGAGGCGTCAGATTTCCCCACGGTAGGGCTCAACGTGTCAGAAGGACGCAGTCAACTCTACTGGAAGACCATACGGGCCTTCCAGCACATCCACACGCACCATCTGGACCATGCTGATTGGTTCCTCAAAGCTGATGATGACACGTTTGTGGTCCTTGAGAATTTGCGCTACGGTTTGTCCAAGCACAACGCAGAGGAGCCGCTGTATTTTGGACGTAGGTACACACCATTCATCGCACAGGGCTACATGAGCGGAGGAGCTGGTTATGTGCTTAGTAAGGAAGCCTTGAGGAGATTCGTGAAGGGCTTTGCTGATGGTCTTTGCACACACAACACGGAAACTGAGGATGTTGGTTTGGGAAAATGCATGGAGACAATGAAAGTTCAGATGGGTGATTCCAGGGACGTTTTGGGGAGACAAACCTTTCATCCATACCCTCCAGATTATTACCTGCCCAGACAGACACGCAGACCACGACCCTGGTACCTCCTCTATGAGCATTACCAACCGGTTGAGGTAAGAATGAGATGTTTGAGGGGGAATGAGGCTGGAATTACCTAGGCTTTTGCCCCAATTTATAGTCTGCAGGAGTCAATGCTAGTCTGCCAATTTTACGCAGTCAGAGTTTACATATTTTACAGAAGATCGTGTAGTGTATGATGGCCACATActtaaccaaaaaataaaaacttgctgAAATTTGAATCACACTCATTCCATCCAAAATGtatatgagtttgtttgttcatgggaatagatttggagaagtagcattacatcacttgcacatcaatggatcctctgcagtgaatgggtgctgtcaaaaaaaaaaaaaaatatgtgcccTATAGTTTATGactgtcattaccaatcaaaatgcatgtttatttaaaatgcagtGTGTGGATTTTTTACATGGTCCAACCCGATCTCACAGcaatttgaacatattttactaggttgctAATTCATACGGATTCGTACGAATGTCCACACCTAatcccgcccctaaacctaccctcacagaaatcatgcaaaatcatGATTTACAGTGCATATGCATTTTATGACCATGTTCATTCTCTGGGATCACAGTCAAAATCACATGATCACATGCTACATATCGTCATTTAACACATtcatctaccaactgagctatacGAATCCCAAACTATGACACAGTAAAAGAATACAAAGCATTAATACTAAAGTGTCCTGTTGCTGATAtcggcgcaattgtagtatacgctttGATGGGTCATATTTCAGGGATTTTGATAAACTACCTATACAGgcatattggttggaggacatgttgaaaacaaaacaaaacaaaacaaactatgaataaaggcctcctgtaccaaatcaagaaaaatatccatatttaaaatgttataaacactTTTCTTTCACTTCTGCTAACTGTCGTAGGCATTTGCGTAGCGCTCACCGGTGATTAGTGACAAATGCAGAGGCACGATGGAAAGAGAGCAAAATGTTGGTCacaaattagaagcacaaaatgtCAGAGCAATTCCatgtaagccaagaggagactggttttcctttggtaAAGTAAGAAAACTTAGCAttctttgctcctgtaaacaaacttTAGTTTTTCGCAAGACTCATACGCCATCCGGCAGAAAGGCAGTCTCTCGCGTATGACAGTCAGCGGAagcggatttttttttttacgcattgATTTGCTACAGGTGGCCTTTATTCATCCCCCGGAGCTGTGTTAGGTgcattttattatggatgcgtgagctttatttgactacttttggactgttgaacaaaaacacatgctaatgcaattataattatttaatatactttaaatccAATTCAATTCGTCCGAAAGAAGAAGGTCATATACAGTAAAACATGAgctcattttttgggtgaacaaaccctttaaagtAACTTAGAGGTCACCCTCAAGTCCTCAGTGCACACATGCTAATACTGTGAACAGCTTATCGGCTCCAAGTCTCGAGTCCAAGGACCTGGAAATGGTAACTTGTAATATCAGACTTATCAAGCGGATACTAGTAGATGTGAGTTTTctaagtaagacatgttcctgaatAAACATACTTTGTTGATCCTGAAACAACATCCTTGATCTGTTAAATGATCTTGAGCTGAAACTTCGCAGACACATTCTGGAGATACCCGAGTCACATTGTAAGAAGGAgcatattaacatattaacaaCAACGCTCTCTAACAACTGTTTTGTTAATTGCAGTGTTGtttaacaaggatgttgatccaggaacatacaTGGTACATTTGGTAATTCTATATTCTACATCTTATCTAATGATGTTTACTTTTGCATGGTTGCTCCATTCAAAGTGGCGTATATGTCAGTATATAGCACAAGGCTAttatttacagaaaaataaataaggttACCTTTAAACCCCCTTGGAACGAAAATCTGCCTTTTTCACATAAACTGGGTTATGAACAATCAGTCTGATGAAAATATAGccagaatacagtaaaaacaaatccaATGTATATCCAGTTTCAGTAAAGATTTAGGTCTAGATAGTCTCTAAAAGAGAGAAGCATGAAATAGATTAAGatatttaaccctttttaaacacttctttTCAGATGGAAATCAATTGATTGATCCTTATGTTAAATACTTtgttcttttcttgtgtttttaggGCCCTGGATGCTGTTCAGATTTAGCCATCTCTTTCCACTACATAGACGCAGTGCAAATGCACACTTTAGAGTACTACACCTATCATTTACGCCCATATGGATATAAACACAGATTTCAGCCAGATTAACACttaaataatagaaataacaTCTAAGCTAACAATAAAACAGCTTTCAAAATGTAATCTTTATGAGTGAAATTTATTGATACATGTAGACTTCACTGTACCATTAAATGTAAATCACGTAATATTTATTGTTCTATACAATATTAAGACAGGTTTTATAAAAAGTTACAGACTAACAACTTTATTGTCCGAAACATTAATAACATAAGCTTTGGAAACACAGTGGTTTGCTTCATCATAgtccaaatgtaaaaatacaagtaaaacaaGAAAAGCGTTGGTTAATCCAGACTTTGGGTGTCAAATAATTGATGGAAATTATGTTAatcatacaatacaatacaaatttaACATACAATAAGAGTTTAACACAGATTTTTAATGTTAGGCTTTTAGCATTTTAAGTACACAAACACTCAAAAGAATCGATATGTGATTGACACACATAAATGATTTTGTCATGATCCGTGCTAGAAGTAGGCTGATGCTATCTTGTACACAGTATTAGTCATTTTGTGCAGtgcttttttacagtataaagcaGGGACATATTGTTAGCTTCTCAACATTAGCTCTGGttgaaattaaaatacatttctataatattaaaatacatttaaaatatgtatatgtattgaatctattattttataaaaacaaggGGTGTACCAGCACGAGCATCGGGAGTGGTGTTCaaggaaaaaatgaaaatttactgaacatttcagtcaatccaagatgtagatgagttttcttcatctgaacagatttggagaaatgtagcattacatcacttgctcaccagtggatcctctgcagtgaatgggtgccgtcagaatgagagtcctaacatctgataaaaacatcacaataattcacaagtaattcacaccactccagtccattagttAAAATCTTGTGAAGAGAAAAAGTTCAAACTACTGCTtaagtatggaagcatatgggtaggattattcaatttgggatgtaatattcaaaatgacaatgcatttctgtatttacatttacattttccaatacatttgtgcaacgtttggagcaaaatgaaaatgaaaattaaattacataattttaatttgccatttcatacaccagttttaatatgtaaaatgaatactaatggtaatgctttataagttgcaaaattaaaatgaaaatgtattacagacatgataagatatgtataacatgttcaagcaaaaactgtggcaaaattatcatttaaatgctatttttcttaaatgcattaacactcacagtcaagacacttacgattgcattttcattcagtgtcccgcaatgaatgtagcaaaattcaatgtgcacattgaaaatgcattctgagccgatcacgtgtccgccccctcccgccatgtcaatcactgcgtgaacaaggcggggcttgcagaaggtcagatactcaaatctcaagaagaggattcaagtgagagaacatggacaagacagttggtctgtgtacgttttgatcatttcagtttatggcttcaatatttcatgcgcacttgtgggcggagctgaaatgctgctttcatctgattggtcgaatcgctccagcttcaactcagtcttttcattctttcaggcagaataagagtcagtgcgagtgaagcactgtaatgtctgaaaaaactcactgttaattagcataatatttgaatcagatgtagctgggcacataagtcgtgctgctgcgacctgcaaattatttctaggttgtagtattgtatgaatattgtcccactgataaaaacagtgcaaatagtgcaaattcgaccaatcagatgaaagcagcgtttcagctccgcccacaagtgcgaatgaaatattgaagccataaactgaaatgatcaaaacgtacacagaccaactgtcttgtccatgttctctcacttgaatcctcttcttgagatttgagtatctgaccttctgcaagccccgccttgttcacgcagtgattgacatggcgggacggggcggacacgtgatcggctcagaatgcattttcaatgtgcacattgaattttgctacattcattgcgggacactgaatgaaaatgcaatcgtaagtgtcttaactgtgagtgttaatgcatttaagaaaaatagcatttaaatgataattttgccacagtttttgcttgaacatgttatacatatctaatcatttctgtaatacattttaattttaattttgcaacttataaagcgttaaaattagtattcattttacatattaaaactggtgtatgaaatggcaaatgaaaattatgtaatttaattttcattttcattttgcaccaaacgttgcacaaatgtattggaaaatgtaaatgtaaatacagaaatgcattgtcattttacatattgcattgtcattttgcatattattccaaattgaataatgctacccatatgcttccatacttaAGAGTACTTTACAcgtaatattgctttcttcagtgaaaaagttgtctgaatcaggagagatatACTGTAAACACAAATCAAGCCCCACTTACAAGTGAAAtcaattctaaacaaatatgtgggtggatttcgATGTGAGAAAACAACAAAGAATTGAACTTTATCACCGGAAGAAGCGTTATTATAAATTATGGACTGATATTCTGGCCAGAATTGATGGTTTAAAACCTTTGCTTCTAACAAACCCACATCTTGTTTCTTCACAAGATGTGGATTGGAGTGGTGTGAATAActtctggattattgtgatgtttttggactttcattctgacggcacccattcactgcactggATCCACTGTTGAGCAAGTAATGCAATGCTGCATTTGAAGAAACagaatctacatcttggatgacctgatggatgagtacattttcagcaaattctcattttggggtgaactatacctttagaCGAAATCACAATTAACAGAAATATATTCTATGgaaggaatataaaaaaaataaagaaatttgaaaaacattcagtGCGACTGGGGAAAATTTTGATACTTTGAATATACATGTAATTTTCTAGAAAATGGACCAATACTAGTCTagtaaacaatatttaatatagtgTTGGCCCAAAGGACAAATCTGATTTAAAGTCAGTGTAGCAGGAATCCTTACTCTTCTCATAAAACACCTGTACTACAATGAACATGTATCTGCATAGTGCATGATTGCAAAGTCGTGAATCTGCTGAAGGAAGGCCTGTGCTCCATTGTGAGGGTATGTTATGTCTGTACACAAACGTTTTGACAAAGGTCTTCCGTCTCAAAGCGGTTCCTGTTCCCTTGGCAGCCACCATACCAGAACTGAGCGCATGCGTTGGCCTCCGGATCGTAGTACCACATCACCCTGTACTTCCGACACGGCCCGGGATCCAATCCCTGCCTGCAGCCTAcctctgaaaaacaacaacaacatcgcATTGCATTGACAATGCCTGTTAATACCAGGAGTAAACATCAGTCTGCCTATATGTGTAGTGTAAGCAAGTGTGTTTACCTTTCATGAAATCGTTAGGCTGAGGGGCCGGTGGAGGTAGAGTCCGTGGTGGTGGACTGATTTCTGAAACAGGCCGCCAGTTTATGGGGGTCTGGGGTCCCACTACTGAGATGGAGGATTGTCTCGTCTTATCTCCAACTGGGGCATCTGTCACCTTAGGAAGCTCAATTAAAGACCCATCAACAAAGGGCGTCCAGTTGTTGTTAATATGCATTTCGTCATAGTCATTTGGAGAAGAAGTGGTCTCAAACTCTGTTGGAAGTGCATCCTGTGAAAAAGAAATTTACAAATTTGCGGAGTTGGACCAGGCAGCACATCTCATCTGGAAACACACGCTCTTTCCAGCAAAATGAACACAATATAAGACCAGTCTTGGGGGTaacattacaagtaacgcaatTTATCAGATTACTTTACcagtaacttaaaaaaataatgcattacatttaaatttatgaaatatctgagttactttttcaaataagcagCACAGGTTACTTTGTTTCCCCATTTATTCACTAgctgtttccatccaaagatgcaaatttAACTTTTGCGCAAAActggaatatcgcataaaacatttgcgaataaagcaCCGTTCCCATCCAACGACTTAAAGagaacaaaataatcagttcttCATAAACTGGCACAAAATTTCACTAAATATAAGAACGACAAAAACAACATATAGATGCTGTGAATGAAATCGGTCCATTGGTTTGTCAAGGTATCCCATCTCATAGCGCAAAGTCCTATGACTTTTTCAATGCACATGATggaatttattcagtaaatgtgtttccattgtAGTATACATGCATTTTTTCTTATCGGATAAAAAGTTTATCCCACTCAagtcatttttagaatttatgcgCTTCTTCGCAATTCcattcagtgttttttaatgcaataatccaaaatgcacataaaaatagtTTGATGGAAACACAGCTACTGACACCTCTACTGTCAGAGGCAAGGTGTTTATTTCAACCTGAAACTTCACCCAAAAGGGTTTTTACAATTGCCAAAAATATAACCTTTgggtttttgttattaaaaaaacaagcaaGCCCAGCCAAGGTGAcgaaaagtaacacaaaagtaaagtaatgcattactttccataaaaagtaactaagtaatgcaattaaatgtttttttactaCTACGAGGGAACAATTATTAAGTCACAGGAACAAATCCTTAATTCGTGgtcacaatatgtttttttttctgcatttcatgtgcagggctccgaaCTAAGTTTATATTTGAGTTTATTTTGTGTATGAGTATATATAGAGCCTTTATTTGCTATATCAGAATGTATTACTGTCTTTATAtagaagtaaattaaaaaaatgacctcTTTGTCATCTGTGATGAAATAACTTCTGGTGGGAGCCTCAGTTCTGTCTGGAACTGGCTCAGGCTCAAATGGAGGGAATGTTTTTCCATTTGGACTAAAGAGTGGTCCATCAACACTCTCACAGATCTGACTCAGCAGTTTACTCTCCAGTGCTGAAAAATCACAACAagatagcattaaaaaaaatgttgagtcAATTACaccatttttaaaagaaatacagGCATACGTACTGTGCAGACTCATGAAGTCATCAATCAAGTATACATAATTTTCATCAGGATCAGATGCCAAAATGTTCATCTCCATCTTAAACTCTGTATACTGGGCATCACTTCTGTTCACGATGCCAACTACAAAGATTTCAATCCCAGCATTGTGAGCCTCTTCTGCTGCATCTTTCAGCCTCACTGAATCTCGCTTGTCGGCCAGACCGTCTGTCAGCAAGATGGCAATCTTTCTTGCGCCCGGCTGTGCTGCTCGGAAGAGCTGAGTGGCCTGACGGATGGCGCTGCCCGTGAAGGTGCCCTCGCCCAGGTACGGCATCCTGCGGACAGCAGCTTTAACACTTGCCTGGTCGGACAGCTGTTGAAGGCTGGTCACCACCACATCCACACGACTGAAGAGCACCACCCCAGCACGGGTGGCTTCATGGCTCACGGACATACGATCGATCAGAGTGTTCACGAAATCCTTCACCAGCTCAAAGTTCTCCGGACCTACACTCTCTGAGCTGTCGATGATAAAGACCAGCTCCAGAGGACTCGTCCTGCATTTCAGGTCACATCCTgagagaaaacacacaaaaagtaAGTGCCCCCACCTAATACCTATATATAGCTTTTTGCTTGAAAAACAGGGATGGTTATATACCACATATTTCCCGGATTATTCTGATCACCTGGTCTCTCTGTGGGATCAAGTTCAATGTATGTTATTTATACAATAGAAGtcagttttctgaaaaaaaagtttgaatataAATCTTTGACTCACCGATAGGCCGGGCTCTCCCTTCTCTCCTGGTTTTCCCtataatttaagtaaaattttattattaacagAGTCAGTTTTTCAGGTATAAACTACATTATCCTGAAACCTCAGGTCTGGGTAAATGGTTCCCAAAAAAAAGGTGGTTCCATTAGTGTAGTGGTGTAGTCACATTTATTGTTGTCCGTCAAATTTCATGGGCGAAATACGGAAATTTCAGTAGGAATCTAAGTCAAAAGACATTCCTTCGCATATTTTGCATCGGGTTCAAGTTCTTCACACAGATTTGTGACAGAAGtcactttaaaaaaagcattaccCCAGGACatgaattttattaaatttgtgcAATTTCCTCAGATTATCCTGATGTCCGTGTGCAACGTTGGATAGTAGATAATGCTGGAGCATGTTATAGTAATGTACTGAACATCTTTCAAGTATCTCTGTATGTTACAGTGTGTTTTTATAATGTAACTCTTCGACCCTGCTCCTAGAGAtccactgtcctgcaaagtttatttCCTCAACACACTTCCCTTTGATTTTTTAAGCAGCTTTAAAGACCCTGATAAGCTgattcaagtgtgtttgattaggactgGAGGTAAACTGCAGGATCTCCATGAGAAGAGTTGAATATCTCTGGTGTAAGGTTAGTGGTTTTTCATGTGCTTTTAACCCAGAAACAGTGTTGTATTGATCAGAACTGAACTCTCGAGTCTGTTTAtggaaccatatatatatatatcaatggtCTTGTCATGGACTCATTTGGACTCTGTCTTGACTTGGATTCGAGACCAAGTCTGGTCTTGAGTACTAAAATATCCTTGCAGTTAGTGGTATGGGGTCCATTCAGACTATCTGTAGGTCTTTGTCTGGACTTGGACTCTACTCTGGTCTTAACCTTGACTTGGATTCAAACTTTGTCAACTCTGCCTGACAAATCATTCAAACATTAACTGGAACTGAGTGTGAACCTAGTCACTGGATATTACCTTGGCTCCTGTTTGTCCAGGCATCCCATGTTCTCCTCCCTCTCCTTTTCTTCCACGTTCCCCTGCAAGGCCCCTGTCACCCTGAAATCATTCGATTTTGTTATTTTAGcaatgcatttgaaaagtaacataGTATTAACTTCACTGACATATTATACAGTTGGCCAGTGTTTTTCTACCTCGTACCTTCTCTCCAGGCAGACCATCACCTGGAGGCCCTCTAGGGCCAGGGGGCCCTTGAAACCCACGATCTCCCTGTGatcacaaaatgttaatttagaaGTCTAAGCTTCTGTATGGTTAAGTGTTTTGCTCGTTGTCCTAGCGGATTGAGCTATAATAAGGCCTTTTGTCCTTACCTTGGGACCCTGAATTCCCTCTCCTGGAGGTCCTGGAAGACCAAGAGCACCAGGCTGGCCAACTGCACCCTATAAAAATCTCATATTAATCAATGATGAATATATTCTGAGCCGACGCACAATTTGTTTTAAGGAGTGTTATTGAACCTTTGGTCCCATCAGTCCAATCCCTGGAGGCCCTGAAGGGCCAGTTGCTCCAGGTGAGCCCCGGTCTCCCTGAAAACAACAACTACATAATTTAAAGGAAAAACTAGACTAGAATTTGCAGTCTTTCTGTAAGACAGAATAACCATTTATTGTGAACTGAAAAATGACAAATACCTTTGGTCCAGGAATTCCTTGTCCTTCAGGTCCAACTTCACCTTGCGGCCCAGGCAATCCTGGAAGCCCCTGAGAATATATCTTATGTATAGCTGTTACTGGttttgttttctgtgttgctCTTATCAAAGGATGTGTCTGCTTTCACGCACCTGTGGTCCAGGGTAACCCTCTCCTTTCATTCCTT encodes:
- the c1galt1a gene encoding glycoprotein-N-acetylgalactosamine 3-beta-galactosyltransferase 1, whose product is MRSFKQHILFLCGVAVSILLSITYSRVLRTLTPSFALNSNKPALQHTAESRRTALEFSQKVRVLCWVMTQPKHLKSRTQHIRATWGKRCNIVLYMSSEASDFPTVGLNVSEGRSQLYWKTIRAFQHIHTHHLDHADWFLKADDDTFVVLENLRYGLSKHNAEEPLYFGRRYTPFIAQGYMSGGAGYVLSKEALRRFVKGFADGLCTHNTETEDVGLGKCMETMKVQMGDSRDVLGRQTFHPYPPDYYLPRQTRRPRPWYLLYEHYQPVEGPGCCSDLAISFHYIDAVQMHTLEYYTYHLRPYGYKHRFQPD